In Brevibacillus brevis NBRC 100599, a single genomic region encodes these proteins:
- a CDS encoding deaminase domain-containing protein, with protein MKDAQYGQDNLLKGGLWTRSEEQSYEKGQNEFKKDMVVAEVAVSALSAGTGTAAMRTVKLANKLDGPGGPKGLGGGRRKGIGGLLLGTVDDMMDGGASIFDGKMKTSAKTLRDKQAEIQAVVEKFQLKMKEQSNKEVDSRLDGGKGHTGSRAPEIQKEHAAKSLDIPNKNVLPKVVNGDSGHSNYSPSMNSKANGGNKNSSQGSNKPDTETRTGHAQHAEKPHEIPDKKDLPKVVNGDFGNSNHSIPPKGKPDTTKKNDPQGDKKPDTEGTGKAGSVNRVFREATKEDKKLLDDVRKRFNAGKTKNVALTKGEIDGESINLESMSGYDPNHPNHKDNYPRPPENHYKYSGSDNKGRLQDTEQKMIEYLREKFKNNPDVEGSIEIISHNPICKSCNDSIDQFQIDFRISKSREFKSWMT; from the coding sequence GTGAAAGACGCCCAATATGGTCAAGATAACTTGCTTAAAGGCGGTCTGTGGACCAGATCAGAAGAACAAAGCTATGAGAAGGGCCAGAATGAGTTTAAGAAAGACATGGTGGTAGCAGAGGTAGCGGTAAGTGCTCTTAGTGCTGGTACGGGTACAGCAGCCATGCGGACAGTGAAACTGGCCAATAAGCTGGATGGGCCAGGTGGTCCAAAGGGGTTGGGTGGTGGCAGAAGAAAAGGAATAGGTGGACTATTGCTTGGCACTGTCGATGATATGATGGATGGTGGAGCCTCGATTTTTGATGGGAAGATGAAGACGAGTGCTAAGACACTGCGTGATAAACAGGCAGAGATTCAAGCAGTAGTTGAAAAGTTTCAGCTGAAAATGAAAGAACAGTCGAATAAAGAGGTTGATAGTAGATTGGATGGCGGGAAGGGTCATACTGGTTCTCGTGCCCCGGAAATCCAAAAGGAACACGCTGCAAAATCTCTCGATATTCCTAATAAAAATGTATTACCAAAGGTAGTGAACGGGGATTCTGGACATTCGAATTATTCTCCGTCGATGAATAGCAAGGCTAATGGCGGTAACAAAAATAGTTCTCAAGGAAGTAATAAGCCAGATACTGAGACGAGGACGGGGCATGCTCAACATGCTGAAAAACCTCACGAGATTCCTGATAAGAAGGATTTACCAAAGGTAGTGAACGGCGATTTTGGGAATTCGAATCATTCTATACCTCCTAAGGGTAAGCCTGATACTACTAAGAAAAATGATCCTCAAGGAGATAAGAAGCCGGATACTGAGGGGACGGGAAAAGCTGGTTCTGTCAACAGAGTTTTTAGGGAAGCGACCAAAGAAGATAAGAAATTGTTAGATGATGTGAGGAAGAGGTTTAACGCAGGAAAAACTAAAAATGTCGCATTAACTAAGGGGGAAATAGATGGTGAATCAATAAATCTTGAATCAATGAGTGGGTATGATCCAAATCATCCAAATCATAAGGATAACTATCCAAGACCACCTGAAAATCACTATAAATATAGTGGGTCAGATAATAAAGGAAGGTTGCAAGATACAGAGCAAAAGATGATAGAATATCTGAGAGAAAAGTTCAAAAATAATCCTGATGTTGAAGGCAGTATTGAAATTATTTCACATAACCCTATTTGTAAAAGTTGTAATGATAGTATTGATCAATTTCAAATTGATTTCCGAATATCAAAGTCACGAGAGTTCAAATCTTGGATGACTTGA
- a CDS encoding SMI1/KNR4 family protein codes for MDISNKGDLKEFLLTLEKKSYPMKPCSEDELTKLKHFSPTKTLPSNYLDFMSKFGNGAEFLTGTDYTMKYILELKEWAVELLEENSFSKKLTDNQFVFMMHQGYMFWFFNLDEGDNPSVYLYDESLNLTEFKKVSDTLSEYLISLYD; via the coding sequence ATGGATATTTCAAATAAGGGTGATTTAAAGGAATTCTTATTAACATTAGAAAAAAAATCATACCCAATGAAGCCTTGTAGTGAAGATGAGCTAACAAAATTAAAACATTTTTCTCCAACAAAAACGCTGCCCTCGAATTATTTAGATTTTATGAGTAAGTTTGGGAATGGTGCAGAGTTTTTGACTGGTACAGATTATACTATGAAGTATATATTAGAGTTAAAAGAATGGGCTGTAGAACTTTTAGAGGAAAATAGTTTCTCAAAAAAACTCACAGATAATCAGTTTGTGTTTATGATGCACCAAGGATATATGTTTTGGTTTTTCAATTTGGATGAGGGTGATAATCCTTCAGTATATCTTTACGATGAAAGTCTTAATCTAACGGAGTTTAAGAAAGTCAGCGATACTCTTTCTGAATATTTAATTTCATTATACGACTAA
- a CDS encoding deaminase domain-containing protein has product MLWFFYSPLYTKYYIYTSGGFSKTPHPVPNEPVIQPITGSVKEHAAKSLDIPNKNVLPKVVNGDSGHSNYSPSMNSKANPSKALGKIKLFTEIDTCASCSRVIEQFHRDYPGIDIEVIHNDGNIIVPE; this is encoded by the coding sequence GTGTTGTGGTTTTTTTATTCGCCACTATATACTAAATATTACATTTATACAAGTGGCGGCTTTTCAAAAACCCCCCACCCAGTGCCGAATGAACCCGTCATTCAACCAATAACAGGGTCTGTTAAGGAACACGCTGCAAAATCTCTCGATATTCCTAATAAAAATGTATTACCAAAGGTAGTGAACGGGGATTCTGGACATTCGAATTATTCTCCGTCGATGAATAGCAAGGCTAATCCTTCAAAGGCTCTTGGGAAAATAAAATTATTCACTGAAATTGATACATGTGCAAGTTGTAGTAGGGTTATTGAGCAGTTCCACAGAGATTATCCGGGAATTGATATTGAAGTAATTCATAACGATGGAAATATTATCGTACCAGAATAA
- a CDS encoding Imm3 family immunity protein has protein sequence MKRNYEALLGAFYGKYFEFKNMKMSNDEALARTSNDFEGVLKLGEMENAVVHIAIGNIILSHTRTYYKVKDQLIEVLNSIDLEKLQLETSLDEYQDILERRDMVLDEIDNIQIDYDPYARWYSFEMEKEVKSYFGNIICEDESELVEKIIERFERDCDKTLSENIVVKTTLAELLIRHGIKSNEQIVKIRSELEQFDLNNVGKQLSEFEKLDLSIRIKEVLDKL, from the coding sequence ATGAAACGAAATTACGAGGCTTTACTTGGTGCATTTTATGGAAAATATTTTGAGTTCAAAAATATGAAAATGAGTAATGATGAAGCACTTGCAAGAACCTCCAATGATTTTGAAGGTGTATTAAAATTAGGTGAAATGGAAAATGCTGTAGTTCACATTGCGATAGGAAATATTATCTTATCACATACGCGGACATATTATAAAGTAAAAGACCAATTAATTGAGGTTTTAAATTCAATAGACTTAGAAAAACTTCAACTGGAAACTTCTCTAGATGAATACCAAGACATTCTAGAACGAAGAGATATGGTGCTAGATGAAATTGATAATATACAAATTGACTACGATCCTTATGCAAGATGGTATAGCTTTGAGATGGAAAAAGAAGTTAAGAGTTATTTTGGAAATATTATATGTGAAGATGAAAGCGAGCTTGTTGAAAAAATAATCGAGCGTTTCGAACGTGATTGTGATAAAACACTTAGTGAAAATATTGTTGTTAAAACTACGCTTGCAGAATTACTAATTAGGCATGGAATTAAGTCGAATGAACAAATTGTAAAAATCAGAAGTGAGCTGGAACAGTTTGATTTGAATAATGTTGGGAAACAATTATCAGAATTTGAGAAGCTAGACCTGTCTATCCGAATTAAGGAAGTATTAGATAAACTTTAG
- a CDS encoding SMI1/KNR4 family protein produces the protein MQMPIKSNHIPPIGDCTNLFERLSKYISRFDEKWINEIEPAKKESIDTLKYLTQINNYNYHYPKEYEIYLHYMGQDDRGLLKTQLPGYTSISEIIDSYEAIHEEARDTLSDKYVHFFQKELFDGQLSFDFTQTDNPQIVMTDEDSQFVSYFADNFEKLLFQCAFSKYERLNYDKCLIFAGSPNMLKEAIQKHNESDVFGIIDQFSKTYDFQRVWFSDLTHHIGFKDGSSFYIESRNNALCGFIAGDLDKQIDNIGETLLAEICVNKKI, from the coding sequence ATGCAAATGCCAATAAAAAGTAATCACATCCCACCCATAGGAGATTGTACAAATCTTTTTGAACGATTATCAAAATATATATCAAGATTTGATGAGAAATGGATAAATGAAATAGAACCAGCAAAAAAAGAGAGCATAGATACCCTAAAATATCTAACGCAAATTAATAATTATAACTATCATTATCCTAAAGAATATGAGATTTATTTACATTATATGGGGCAGGATGATAGGGGTTTACTTAAAACTCAACTTCCAGGATATACTTCCATTTCTGAGATAATTGATTCTTATGAAGCGATACATGAGGAAGCACGAGATACTTTAAGTGATAAATATGTACATTTTTTTCAAAAAGAATTATTTGATGGTCAACTATCATTTGATTTTACCCAAACTGATAATCCTCAGATTGTTATGACTGATGAGGATAGCCAGTTTGTAAGTTATTTTGCAGATAACTTTGAGAAATTGTTATTTCAATGTGCATTTAGTAAATATGAAAGATTAAATTATGATAAGTGTTTAATCTTTGCTGGATCACCTAACATGCTTAAAGAAGCAATACAGAAGCATAATGAATCGGATGTTTTTGGCATAATTGATCAATTTTCAAAAACATATGATTTTCAAAGGGTTTGGTTTAGTGACCTGACCCATCACATAGGTTTTAAAGACGGCAGTAGCTTTTACATCGAAAGTAGGAACAATGCTTTGTGTGGGTTTATAGCAGGTGATTTAGATAAACAAATCGACAATATTGGTGAAACCTTACTAGCTGAAATATGTGTTAATAAAAAAATTTAA